From the genome of Vicia villosa cultivar HV-30 ecotype Madison, WI linkage group LG2, Vvil1.0, whole genome shotgun sequence, one region includes:
- the LOC131652335 gene encoding casein kinase II subunit beta-1-like isoform X1, whose translation MYRGGVGSKAEVASVDRKRINDVLDKQLERSSPSTSRTINGKDRSSSSSLLTAAKDHRDPRPGSAVIPKNPNASDDALAAEESETDSEESDVSGSDGDDTSWISWFCNLRGNEFFCEVDDDYIQDDFNLCGLSSQVPYYDYALDLILDVESSHGDMFTEEQNELIESAAEMLYGMIHARYILTSKGMAAMLDKYKNYDFGRCPRVYCSGQPCLPVGQSDIPRSSTVKIYCPRCEDIYYPRSKYQGNIDGAYFGTTFPHLFLMTYGQLKPQKPSQNYVPRVFGFKLHKP comes from the exons ATGTACAGAGGAGGCGTTGGATCCAAAGCCGAGGTTGCTTCCGTTGATCGGAAACGAATCAACGACGTCCTCGATAAACAACTCGAACGATCCTCGCCGTCCACTTCCAGAACCATCAACGGTAAAGATAGGTCCTCCTCTTCCTCTCTCTTAACCGCCGCTAAGGATCATAGGGACCCTCGCCCCGGTTCCGCCGTTATTCCGAAAAATCCAAACGCTTCCGATG ATGCATTGGCTGCAGAGGAATCTGAAACGGATAGTGAAGAGTCTGATGTTAGTGGTTCCGATGGGGATGACACGTCTTGGATCTCATGGTTTTGCAATTTGAGAGGAAATGAATTCTTttgtgaggttgatgatgattaCATCCAAGACGATTTCAATCTGTGTGGATTGAGCAGTCAAGTGCCTTATTATGATTATGCTCTTGATTTAATTTTGGATGTTGAATCCTCCCATG GTGACATGTTTACCGAGGAACAAAATGAGTTAATTGAATCAGCAGCAGAGATGCTTTATGGTATGATTCATGCCCGGTATATATTGACCAGCAAAGGAATGGCTGCCATG cTGGACAAGTACAAGAATTATGACTTTGGCAGATGCCCAAGAGTTTACTGCTCTGGACAACCTTGCCTTCCAGTTGGTCAGTCCGACATTCCTAGGTCTAGCACTGTGAAGATATATTGCCCAAGATGTGAAGACATTTACTATCCTCGGTCCAAGTATCAAGGCA ACATTGATGGAGCCTATTTTGGTACTACATTTCCCCACCTGTTCCTGATGACCTACGGACAACTGAAGCCACAGAAACCATCACAGAACTATGTTCCGAGAGTTTTTGGATTCAAGCTTCACAAACCATGA
- the LOC131652335 gene encoding casein kinase II subunit beta-1-like isoform X2: MYRGGVGSKAEVASVDRKRINDVLDKQLERSSPSTSRTINGKDRSSSSSLLTAAKDHRDPRPGSAVIPKNPNASDEESETDSEESDVSGSDGDDTSWISWFCNLRGNEFFCEVDDDYIQDDFNLCGLSSQVPYYDYALDLILDVESSHGDMFTEEQNELIESAAEMLYGMIHARYILTSKGMAAMLDKYKNYDFGRCPRVYCSGQPCLPVGQSDIPRSSTVKIYCPRCEDIYYPRSKYQGNIDGAYFGTTFPHLFLMTYGQLKPQKPSQNYVPRVFGFKLHKP, from the exons ATGTACAGAGGAGGCGTTGGATCCAAAGCCGAGGTTGCTTCCGTTGATCGGAAACGAATCAACGACGTCCTCGATAAACAACTCGAACGATCCTCGCCGTCCACTTCCAGAACCATCAACGGTAAAGATAGGTCCTCCTCTTCCTCTCTCTTAACCGCCGCTAAGGATCATAGGGACCCTCGCCCCGGTTCCGCCGTTATTCCGAAAAATCCAAACGCTTCCGATG AGGAATCTGAAACGGATAGTGAAGAGTCTGATGTTAGTGGTTCCGATGGGGATGACACGTCTTGGATCTCATGGTTTTGCAATTTGAGAGGAAATGAATTCTTttgtgaggttgatgatgattaCATCCAAGACGATTTCAATCTGTGTGGATTGAGCAGTCAAGTGCCTTATTATGATTATGCTCTTGATTTAATTTTGGATGTTGAATCCTCCCATG GTGACATGTTTACCGAGGAACAAAATGAGTTAATTGAATCAGCAGCAGAGATGCTTTATGGTATGATTCATGCCCGGTATATATTGACCAGCAAAGGAATGGCTGCCATG cTGGACAAGTACAAGAATTATGACTTTGGCAGATGCCCAAGAGTTTACTGCTCTGGACAACCTTGCCTTCCAGTTGGTCAGTCCGACATTCCTAGGTCTAGCACTGTGAAGATATATTGCCCAAGATGTGAAGACATTTACTATCCTCGGTCCAAGTATCAAGGCA ACATTGATGGAGCCTATTTTGGTACTACATTTCCCCACCTGTTCCTGATGACCTACGGACAACTGAAGCCACAGAAACCATCACAGAACTATGTTCCGAGAGTTTTTGGATTCAAGCTTCACAAACCATGA